A genome region from Triticum dicoccoides isolate Atlit2015 ecotype Zavitan unplaced genomic scaffold, WEW_v2.0 scaffold43390, whole genome shotgun sequence includes the following:
- the LOC119346581 gene encoding tyrosine N-monooxygenase-like, whose product MDQLFLMAMGLLPVLAFMVLMFMPKPKSKITCVGATQLPPGSAFSWPLVGNLPEMMLNKPAFRWIHSMMKDMDTDIACIRLGSVLVVLITCPKIAREVLKKQDANFASRPLTFASSTFSGGYKNAVLSPMGDQWRKMRRVLTSEIICPSRHQWLHDQRAQEADNLTSYVCMLATAPSSAVNVRHVARHYCGNVIRRLVFGRRYFGEPRQDGGPGAMEVEHMDAVFTSLGLLYTFCVSDYLPWLRGLGLDLDGHMKIVMEANATVNRLHDTVIDERWRQWKSGQMEELEDFLDVLITLKDAEENPLLTIEEVKAQSQDIIFAAVDNPSNAVEWALAEMTNMPEVMRKAVEEIDRVVGRERLVQESDIRRLTYVKACIREAFRLHPVAPFNVPHVALADSNIAGYRVPKGSHVLLSRRGLGRNPAIWDEPLHFKPERHINTAAHNDVTLTENELRFISFSTGRRGCVAAWLGTTMCVMLFGRLLQGFTWTKPAGVASIDLSESEHDLFLAKPLVLHAEPRLMGHVYPGGRC is encoded by the exons ATGGATCAGCTGTTCTTAATGGCAATGGGGCTATTGCCCGTGCTAGCCTTCATGGTCCTTATGTTCATGCCCAAGCCCAAGAGCAAGATCACCTGCGTTGGTGCCACGCAGCTCCCTCCGGGCAGTGCATTCTCCTGGCCCCTTGTGGGCAACCTGCCGGAGATGATGCTCAACAAGCCAGCATTCCGATGGATCCACTCGATGATGAAGGACATGGACACCGACATCGCCTGCATCCGCCTCGGTAGCGTCCTCGTGGTCCTGATCACCTGCCCGAAGATCGCCCGTGAGGTACTCAAGAAGCAGGATGCCAACTTCGCCTCCCGCCCGCTCACCTTCGCCTCGTCGACCTTTAGCGGCGGGTACAAGAACGCCGTGCTGTCCCCCATGGGCGACCAGTGGAGGAAGATGCGTCGCGTGCTCACCTCGGAAATCATCTGCCCCTCCCGGCACCAGTGGCTCCACGACCAGCGTGCCCAAGAGGCCGACAACCTCACAAGCTACGTCTGCATGCTCGCCACCGCGCCGTCCTCGGCCGTCAATGTGAGGCATGTGGCGAGGCATTACTGTGGTAATGTCATCCGGCGGCTCGTATTTGGCAGGCGCTACTTCGGCGAGCCTCGTCAGGATGGCGGCCCGGGTGCAATGGAGGTGGAGCACATGGACGCTGTGTTCACGTCGCTAGGGCTCCTCTACACGTTCTGTGTCTCCGACTACCTACCGTGGCTGCGCGGCCTCGGCCTCGACCTCGACGGACACATGAAGATTGTGATGGAGGCCAATGCGACGGTCAACCGGCTGCACGACACGGTCATTGACGAGAGGTGGCGGCAATGGAAGTCCGGCCAGATGGAGGAGCTCGAGGATTTCCTCGATGTACTCATCACGCTCAAGGACGCAGAGGAGAACCCTCTTCTCACCATCGAGGAGGTGAAAGCACAGTCGCAG GACATAATATTTGCCGCCGTGGACAACCCATCCAACGCGGTGGAGTGGGCGCTCGCAGAGATGACAAACATGCCCGAGGTGATGCGGAAGGCGGTGGAGGAAATCGACCGGGTGGTGGGCCGAGAGCGGTTGGTGCAGGAGTCGGACATCCGACGCCTCACCTACGTCAAGGCATGCATTCGTGAGGCATTCCGGCTGCACCCCGTCGCACCCTTCAACGTGCCACACGTCGCGCTCGCTGACAGCAACATCGCCGGCTACCGTGTCCCCAAGGGCAGCCATGTCTTACTCAGTCGTAGGGGACTTGGCCGGAACCCGGCTATCTGGGACGAGCCGCTACACTTCAAGCCAGAGCGTCATATTAATACCGCAGCCCACAACGACGTCACCCTCACGGAGAATGAGTTGCGGTTCATCTCCTTCAGCACCGGCCGCCGTGGGTGTGTGGCGGCGTGGCTTGGCACAACCATGTGTGTAATGCTCTTCGGACGGCTACTGCAGGGATTCACATGGACCAAGCCAGCGGGTGTAGCATCTATCGATCTCAGTGAGTCGGAGCACGATTTATTCCTAGCCAAACCGCTTGTGCTGCACGCCGAACCACGCCTGATGGGACATGTCTACCCCGGTGGCCGATGTTGA